The stretch of DNA ATACCTGTACTATATGTAAACACAACGATTGTAATTCATGGGCTGTAGCAAGAGGAAAGTGCATTCAATGTAATTCTTTTGCTGAAAGTGAAATGTTTCATCCCAAATGCAAGGATAAACCCGAAGAACTTCCACCTACTGACTGCGTCAGCATGAAATATGCGAATTTCAAGTACAAAGGATGTTACAGCAGAATTATAGGTTTGTGAAGAATTAGatttattgtttaaattttaattaatgtaaaaacttatgtaatttaattgtaGATGAAACTATCAAGAAGAAAACCTTGCTATCCACACAAACGTATGACGAAGAGAAAGTTTCCTATATTGAACGTAACTGCCTCTATTTCTTTAGAGCATATGGGGATTCTCGATGCTATGATAGCAATGATAGCAGCTGTATTCAATGTATGGAGGATGGATGCAATATACATAGTCCTAATTCAAGTGGAAAgctcttttctaacgtttttataattttattgagctTCTTTCTATGTGCTAAAAATCACaacaactttaaaatattactGATAGTTATTAGTATTCTAAAACTTCTTCATGTTTGTTCTGCCTTATCGTGTATTAAATGCGATTCATCGCAACATGAAAGTTGCCATTTCTTGCAAACAATTAATTCCTCCAAGAAATGCGTTGGAAGACTCCCTGAAGGAATTGTTGAAGATCAATgctttataatatttaaagaattttcattggtAACAATTCGTGGCTGTTTGTCGGAGAATCCATATTTAGTTGACATTTGcgaaaatgaaaagagaaacTGCACCACATGCCTTGAAGATCACTGCAACATTAATCAGACAATAAGGGAACGTTGTGCAATCTGTGATACTGCAACAGATCCAAAATGTGCCACAACACCACATTTCTTCGTACAAATGTGCCCATTTGTTCATGAATACGAGAATGGTGGATGTTACTTTCACAAGAGAAGAGATGGAGGGATTCAGAGGGGTTGCATAGGAGCTGGAGcaatggaatttattgaaaattgtcCTGCGGGGGAGGAATGCAAAATATGCAAAGGAAACTCTTGCAACACCGAAGgtagaaaattaacaatttttttatattaaaattaataattaaaaattataattttcagtgAATATTGAGGAATCAAGTGAAAGGCTTTGGTGTCATCAGTGCCAAGGAAGTCTCACCTCAGACTGCGCTTACTATCAACCTGGAATAAAATCCACACCATGCAGCGGAGAATTGGAAGTTGGTAGAAGAGAACAATGCTACGTTGGGTTCGATATCAATCCCTACAATCaagaatttaacatttttcgtGGATGTACTggaggaaaattttgtaatatacATGAGTGCCTAATATGCAACAATCGTCATTGCAACCATCACAATAGATTTGAAGAAAGACTCGTTCCGTGTATTCAGTGTAGCTCTAATACCGATGATGGGGATTATAGAGAAGAATGTATGGATAAACCGAAAGAAATTTTGCCAAGAGATTGTAAACAGGATGATTACTTTGCAGCTCAAGATTCTGGTTGTTACAGTATTCGCCTCGGTGAGTAGCCTTGTCTCTttaattaatgtgaaaattaaataagaaaactgagaaatgttttgtgattttttagagaaaattgttgatgGAAGAATTACGTCTTTTATTCGACGTGGATGCAAATATTCAATGGAACCAGACTCTAGATGTTATGACGATGCTGATCCATCATGTGTCCTGTGTGAGGGATTTGCTTGTAACATTCACAATGTTAACATGGGGACAATCCTCTATTCAACAGGATCTCTCTATATTCTAGgcctttttaaattattagtaattgttataaaaaatatacaagaatgttgaaatatttatttttagaaaaaaaaataatctcaggaatattgcaaataaaaggtcgattctgataaaaatcttttattttcttttctaaaaactttaaaaaaaatgtaagattttgacacattatattttttaatagttcTATTGttgttctaataaaaaaaaataaagaatttattgctcCAGGAAACATccagaaagatctttaataCTTGGGggacacgaatttctaacATCAAAcattgagcttaattttctattaacaagaaaatgtttttccagattttcatTTGGAGTACTTCTAGTAATTGAAGTCGCCTACAGATTTTAATCTATtgcgatttaaaaaaaagtcggaTTGGCAGAgattaccagttttgtcctccaagtgttaacgATCCctcaaaaaggaattttccttcaaacccccgattaaagaagaaataccCAACAATTTTATAACTgaagaattgtaagaaaaaaaaaacatttatatcagaatctatcttaaaattaatattttttttttatcaaaatgcaatagctgtgagttttttttttgccaccaaCTTTCAGCCAAAACTGCTGatgcttttcttttgctaCATATATAAGCATTTTTGGTGTGTGTTTTAGGAACTCTTTATGTGcacaaagcataaaaaatttgcaagaattaGCACAAGAATTTCTGGCAATAAAACCAACGTCATGTTCAATGTTCCCTCAGTTTCCAATTGCAAGTGGTTGTGAGTGAATCATTTAGTGGTGAAGTGATGATCCTCTTTTGGACTGTtggatttttccttctcagTATTTCCCATGGGGAGGAAAATGTGCACCAAGTTAATACCAAAAAGGCATTGAGTGTTGTGGattatgattttattggaTATTCAATTGAATTGCCGTGCTTGAGATATGAGAAATGTTTGGAGGGGCTTAGGTAAAGgattaaaaaggattttttctttcaaaatttcctttaaagtgctattgtgatgattttttttgtgatttaataatttacagAAGTATTTCATCTGAGACAAGAGAGAAAATctacgtgaaaattcatgggCTGGACATGCCTCCCAACTATGAATCCCTTCCAGCAGTTCATGATCTTGTAAAGTAAATGTTTTTGAAGCAGCTtttgtggaaatatttttacttcctagaaaattcttattaaattccAGGTCATCAAAAATTGTGCCTATTATTGTGTTGAATTACAAAGCAAATGAATGGGAGCCTCGTCAGCACCTGAAACttctacaaaaaataaacaatctcAATGTGAAGAATTGCATTTTCCAACTTGGGACAGGTCAGTTTCCAATgaattcttgagatttttgtcATTcataatggaattaaaataatttattatttatttaagatcTCTATGAGGAAGATATGTTCACCTACACGGATGATCTTTCGACATTCCGCTTCATGATTGATGCATTTAAGAAGTTTAACAACTCCTGGGAACTAATTGGAGGTGATCTCATGGAGACTCTTCCTCTTCCGGATGTTAAAATTTATACCAAATTAGCCAGGAACTACGTGGCTTCATTCAACTGGAAGCAGTGagttgaataattaaaagaaaactcacgaTCAGTTTGAagatcaattaataaaattactttgttGTTGCAGACGCCTTAATTCTTCTGCAGCATCTTTATCACCATCAATGATGTACCTTGTGGACGAATCCTTTCTACCAGTAAGTGCAACTTATCGTCGCCATTCACTGAGATCCAATGATCTTCGTAAATGTGATAAGCAGTGCGTCTCCGAGGGATTAAGATGGGCAGAAGAGCTGGGAGAGATGGCAAATAGAGGATTTTCCAATGTATTTCGGACCGTCGGTAGGACGGATTTTCTCTACAAAAACTTTGCTGATCACATTGATGAGATTTATCATAAACTAATGGGCCCCATTGTCCTTAATGTTAAACCAATGGGAGAGGAATCATCGGGGAAAATTCACGCTCAGTGCTCCAAGGAATACCCCAAAGGTGTGGTTTTGATGGCAGTTAATACTGCGGAAAAGTCTCTAAAAGTCAAAGCAAAATTCCCTGAATTGAAGCTCGGAAAAATGATTAAGGAAGTCGTTTTGCGTCCTGAAAATGATCGAATTTATCTCAATAATCACCTACTGAATGGTACCTCTGCCCACACTGCATCGGTGGATCTGGAAAAGCTAACTCCGGATGAAATGCTCTGCTTGACCGTGCCCCCGAGGTCAGTTGCTTTCTGGGAAATTCCCGGTGCTAATGCAACAATTTGCACTGAAATTGAGGATCTTAAGTTGAAGCCAAAAAGCAGGCAACCTGTTGATTCATCAATGTCAAAGCTCCTTCAGGAACTCATCCAGGAGATGGCCATGCCTGCGCAGAAAGCCGGAGAGACACTCAAGCGAGCACGGCGGGGACTTCGACCTCTCTTCCCGCAGAAACGACATGTTCcgaataaattgaaacaaatTATTGGGCTTTTCAACAAGAAAATCCGTGAGATCCCGACAATCCCACCAGTTGCTCAGACTCCACAAATTGTTCCAGTTTCCGGATACAACACCAAAGGATATTCTGCGTACCAGAATCCCATGATGTTTGCAGCTTCTCCGGGAGGTAGGAATGTACAGGAGAATCCCATTCAATTGACTCCGGAAATGTTTGctcaatattttgaagaaCAAAGTGCACTTCCggttaattttgcaaaaccaCAGAAGAAGATGCAGCCGAAAAAGTACCAAACAATGCAGAAGCAGCAAAAGCCACAATTCTCTGCCCAGAGTAGTTACTCAGTTCAAACTCCTCATGCACAGGGAGGTATTCCTGTTCAATCCTACGCTGTGCAGGAAAATTATCCTGCTCAATCTTACGCCGTGCAGGAGAGCTATCCTGCTCCTCAGTCCTTTGCAGCACAGGGAGGCCTTCCGTTGCAGTCAATGTTTACCGGTCAACCGACTATTTCCGTCTTGCCCGCTACCAAAGAAGATCTTGCTGATCAAGGATCTCCATTCACGGGACAAATACTTCCAGGGCAGACGTATCGTTTGTCAGAAACGGAAGCGGCTACCTTCCTCTCGGGTGGGAATCAACAGCAGCAGCCCCTTGAATATGCAGCACCTCAGGTTCAATCTTACGCGAATGCTCagccaatttatttaaattcctaCGCGGATGGTCAAATGGAAGCTAGTCAGGCAACATATCAGGATCTTTCGGCTCTAACGCAAGCTTCTCAAGGTTTTGTCTTCCCAACGGCAGCTTCTCCGCAAGGACATCAAATGGCTTATGCCGTGGAGTCCTATCCTTCTGAACAGCCACAGCCTGAAGCATCATCTATTGCTGCACAGAAAATtgtgacaaatattttatccCGAAA from Lutzomyia longipalpis isolate SR_M1_2022 chromosome 1, ASM2433408v1 encodes:
- the LOC129787881 gene encoding uncharacterized protein LOC129787881, which gives rise to MILFWTVGFFLLSISHGEENVHQVNTKKALSVVDYDFIGYSIELPCLRYEKCLEGLRSISSETREKIYVKIHGLDMPPNYESLPAVHDLVKSSKIVPIIVLNYKANEWEPRQHLKLLQKINNLNVKNCIFQLGTDLYEEDMFTYTDDLSTFRFMIDAFKKFNNSWELIGGDLMETLPLPDVKIYTKLARNYVASFNWKQRLNSSAASLSPSMMYLVDESFLPVSATYRRHSLRSNDLRKCDKQCVSEGLRWAEELGEMANRGFSNVFRTVGRTDFLYKNFADHIDEIYHKLMGPIVLNVKPMGEESSGKIHAQCSKEYPKGVVLMAVNTAEKSLKVKAKFPELKLGKMIKEVVLRPENDRIYLNNHLLNGTSAHTASVDLEKLTPDEMLCLTVPPRSVAFWEIPGANATICTEIEDLKLKPKSRQPVDSSMSKLLQELIQEMAMPAQKAGETLKRARRGLRPLFPQKRHVPNKLKQIIGLFNKKIREIPTIPPVAQTPQIVPVSGYNTKGYSAYQNPMMFAASPGGRNVQENPIQLTPEMFAQYFEEQSALPVNFAKPQKKMQPKKYQTMQKQQKPQFSAQSSYSVQTPHAQGGIPVQSYAVQENYPAQSYAVQESYPAPQSFAAQGGLPLQSMFTGQPTISVLPATKEDLADQGSPFTGQILPGQTYRLSETEAATFLSGGNQQQQPLEYAAPQVQSYANAQPIYLNSYADGQMEASQATYQDLSALTQASQGFVFPTAASPQGHQMAYAVESYPSEQPQPEASSIAAQKIVTNILSRNVPESQPEVHVKLNRNDQTQQMEEPKEENVKMEQPEQSGHKPIPILDLLPKDFPKDQYVNELSILAQLGYELTSIDDKDQPRDEIHYRRRRSIFTDREGRKRNILDMDLFPMSLEESESVSNVNRIENLRSSFDEMLNFLPRTLKKTPSDTNPHLQSIQSESKDMKKQCKILSVAMENECLHDTIDDIRSLAKRAVKYITWKKFYQIMDRLVPWLPTKLALKKHRLRRSPSSSPWSLEEEDLPIAIKDLEDALKTNKIIPMLPNVRAKETKASVDGPDPIEAVKVEETTMAEEHMGELHQSLNHFINMMNSHIMSWWNLFA
- the LOC129787893 gene encoding uncharacterized protein LOC129787893 isoform X1 → MEKLFSLIIFLLLLQKSFLTKDLTVTRSAKESNITNDPWRIHCHHCTGDLQSECAYYLTNNSSSIECPSVNDDDDFRKCYVSVVNGTVHRGCITDNFCYQHTCTICKHNDCNSWAVARGKCIQCNSFAESEMFHPKCKDKPEELPPTDCVSMKYANFKYKGCYSRIIDETIKKKTLLSTQTYDEEKVSYIERNCLYFFRAYGDSRCYDSNDSSCIQCMEDGCNIHSPNSSGKLFSNVFIILLSFFLCAKNHNNFKILLIVISILKLLHVCSALSCIKCDSSQHESCHFLQTINSSKKCVGRLPEGIVEDQCFIIFKEFSLVTIRGCLSENPYLVDICENEKRNCTTCLEDHCNINQTIRERCAICDTATDPKCATTPHFFVQMCPFVHEYENGGCYFHKRRDGGIQRGCIGAGAMEFIENCPAGEECKICKGNSCNTEVNIEESSERLWCHQCQGSLTSDCAYYQPGIKSTPCSGELEVGRREQCYVGFDINPYNQEFNIFRGCTGGKFCNIHECLICNNRHCNHHNRFEERLVPCIQCSSNTDDGDYREECMDKPKEILPRDCKQDDYFAAQDSGCYSIRLEKIVDGRITSFIRRGCKYSMEPDSRCYDDADPSCVLCEGFACNIHNVNMGTILYSTGSLYILGLFKLLVIVIKNIQEC
- the LOC129787893 gene encoding uncharacterized protein LOC129787893 isoform X2, with the translated sequence MEKLFSLIIFLLLLQKSFLTKDLTVTRSAKESNITNDPWRIHCHHCTGDLQSECAYYLTNNSSSIECPSVNDDDDFRKCYVSVVNGTVHRGCITDNFCYQHTCTICKHNDCNSWAVARGKCIQCNSFAESEMFHPKCKDKPEELPPTDCVSMKYANFKYKGCYSRIIDETIKKKTLLSTQTYDEEKVSYIERNCLYFFRAYGDSRCYDSNDSSCIQCMEDGCNIHSPNSSGKLFSNVFIILLSFFLCAKNHNNFKILLIVISILKLLHVCSALSCIKCDSSQHESCHFLQTINSSKKCVGRLPEGIVEDQCFIIFKEFSLVTIRGCLSENPYLVDICENEKRNCTTCLEDHCNINQTIRERCAICDTATDPKCATTPHFFVQMCPFVHEYENGGCYFHKRRDGGIQRGCIGAGAMEFIENCPAGEECKICKGNSCNTEVNIEESSERLWCHQCQGSLTSDCAYYQPGIKSTPCSGELEVGRREQCYVGFDINPYNQEFNIFRGCTGGKFCNIHECLICNNRHCNHHNRFEERLVPCIQCSSNTDDGDYREESQDSGCYSIRLEKIVDGRITSFIRRGCKYSMEPDSRCYDDADPSCVLCEGFACNIHNVNMGTILYSTGSLYILGLFKLLVIVIKNIQEC